The window GATGACCGGGGCCTACATCCTGAAGGGCATCGGCGAGACGCTCCACGGCCCGCTGAAGCCGGAATGGGCCGGGCTGCCGCAGATGACGCTGCGCGAGCACCTGGTCATTTGGCCGCTGATGGCCCTTATGTTGTCGCTGGGCATCTGGCCCCAGTGGCTGCTGGCCGTGATCAACGATACGGTGACGAGAATGTTCAGTGGCTAGTGATCAGTGAACAGTGGACAGTGGTCAGTGGGCAGTATCGAGATTCTGCCCACTGACCACTGTCCACTGCCTACTGTTCTGAAGGCGAAACTATGGAATTCCCTTATCTTTCAATCATCGCATTATCGCCAATCCTCTTCGCGATCATCATCCTGCTGCTGCCCAAGGAGCGGGGGGAGAACGCCCGCATGTTGGGGCTGGCGGCCATGGTTCTGGGCCTGGTGTTGTCGATCTACGTCTACGTCGCCACCTACCAGAATTTGCCCGCGGCCGGCACGCCCTGGCGCGATACGCTCATGTTCCTGGAAGAGCATAGCTGGGTTCCCAGCATCGGCATCAACTATATCGTCGGCGTCGATGGGCTGAGCGCCACGCTGGTGCTGCTGACGTCGATCGTCGGCCTGGGCGGGGTGCTCATCTCCTGGAGCGTGGACGACCGGCCGCGCGAGTTCTACGCCTTCTTCATGTTGCTGGTGGCCGGCGTGCAGGGCGTGTTCATCGCCGTCGATGCCTTCCTGCTCTTCTTCTTCTACGAGCTGGCCGTCTTGCCCATGTACGTGATGATCGTCGTCTGGGGCTGGAAGGTGACCCGCGAATACGCGGCCATGAAGCTGACCCTCTATCTGCTCATCGGCAGCTTCGTGTCGTTCATCGCTTTCCTGGTGCTCTACTTCACGCCGGTGGAGGGGGGCGAGGCGCTACGGACGTTTGACCTGCGCGTCTGGTCGGAGGCCAACTTCGCCTTTGACATCCAGCGAATCTGGTTCATGCCCCTCTTCCTGGGCTTTGGCGTGCTGGCCGGTCTGTGGCCGTTCCACAACTGGTCGCCCGACGGCCACGTGGCCGCGCCCACGGCCGTGTCGATGATCCACGCCGGGGTGCTGATGAAGCTGGGAGCCTATGCTTCCATGCGGGTCGGCATCCAACTGCTGCCCGAGGGCGCGGTCTACTGGCTGCCGTTCGTAATCATCCTGACCCTGGTCAACGTCGTCTATGGCTCATTCATCGCCATGCGCCAGCGCGACATGAAGTACCTGATCGGCTACTCCAGCGTCAGCCACATGGGGCTGGTGTCGATGGGCTTCGCGGCCATGACCCTCGTCGGCTTCACCGGGGCGGGCATCCAGATGGTCAGCCACGGTGTCATGACCGCTCTCTTCTTCGCCGTCGTCGGCATGATCTACGACCGGGCGCACACGCGCAACATGGATGAACTGAGCGGTATGCGTAAGGCGCTGCCCTGGACGGTGGTGGCCTTCATCATCGGCGGTCTGGTGTCGATGGGTATGCCCGGACTGTCGGGCTTTTTGGCCGAGTTCCCCATCTTCCTGGGGGTGTGGGAGGGGCGCGGCATCGATCTGAGCGCGGTGTTTGGTCTGAACCCGTCGAATTTCTACGGCTGGGTCGCCATCATCTCCGTGCTGGGCATCATCATCACCGCGGCCTACATCCTGCGGGCCGTGCAAAAAGTATTCTTCGGCGATTACGAGGGCGAGAAGTGGCACGACATGCGGCCGCTCATGGCTATCGACAAATTCGTCCTCGTCGCCTTCTGCGTCATCCTGATCGTCATCGGCGTCGTGCCGGCCGTCATCGCCCCCATCGTTGAGTCGGGCATGGAGCCGGTCGTCGGGCGCTTGCAGGCGGCGCAAGAGGCGGCCCAGTTCACCGGCGGAGGCGTTACCAATGCCGCGCAGGATATGTTCCGCATCGTCGCCGCTAACCTCATGTCCTGGCTGGGAGGTGCATAAGTGAGTCCCAACGTTACCCTTTCGTGGGTATTGGCCCTGGCCCCGGAGATCGGGCTGCTGGTCGTTTTGTTCATGGTGCTAATCTTCGACCGGCTATTCAAGCCCGCCGACCGGCGACAGGTGGGCCTGTTCACGGCCTGGGGCGCGCTGGCGGTGCTGCTGCTGACGGCCGCACTGTTCTGGCTGTTTCAACAACCCAACAGCGCATGGTCGGCGGCCGAAAGCGTCTTCTGGGGCGGCATGATGCGCAACGACCTGGTGACCTTCGTCTTCCGCCTCATGTTCCTGTCGGCGCTCATCCTGACCTCGCTGCTGTCGATGGACGTGCCGCGGCTGCAACGGATCGAGTATTACGCCCTGCTCATCACGGCCACCATCGGCTTCAGCCTGATGGCCGCCTCGACCGACCTGATCATGATCTACGTCGCGCTGGAGACGGCCAGTATCTCGTCTTACCTGCTGGCCGGCTTCTATAGCGGCGAAACCCGCTCGGCCGAAGCGGGCATGAAATACTTCGTCTATGGCGCGTTCACCACGGCGGTCATGCTCTACGGCATGAGCCTGCTCTACGGCGTGACCGGCCAGACCAACCTGTACTTGCTGGGCAGCGCCTTCAGCGGCCGGCAGATTGCCGTGGTGCAGCCGCTGCTCTTGTTGGCCGCCGTGCTCATCACGGTCGGCTTTGCCTTCAAGACGTCGATCGTCCCCTATCACTTCTGGACGCCCGACGTGTATGAGGGCGCGCCGACGCCTTTCACCGGCTTCCTGTCCACGGCTTCCAAGGCCGCCGGGTTCGCCGTGTTCCTGCGCGTCTTCCTGGCCGGCGTCGTGGGGCCGGCCAACACCGGCTCGGAGTGGTGGGCCATGCTCGTCGCCATGTGTATCATCACCATGACGCTGGGCAACTTCGTGGCTATCTTCCAGACCAACATCAAACGCCTGCTGGCCTATTCCAGCATCGCCCAGGCCGGCTACGCGCTCATCGGCCTCGTCACGCTGTCGCAAGACGGCTCCGGGGCGACGATGTTCTATCTGCTGATGTACGTCTTCACCAACATCGCCGCCTTCGGCGTGGTCATCACCGTCAGCAACGTGACGAAATCCGACGACCTGAAAGATCTGTCGGGCCTCAATCGCCGCTCGCCGCTGCTGGCGTTGGTGATGCTGTTCGCGGTGTTGTCGCTGGGTGGCATCCCGCCCACGGCCGGCTTCTTCGGCAAGTTTTTCCTGTTCAAGGCCGCCGTCGATACCGGCATGTGGTGGCTGGCCCTCATCGGCATCCTGAATGCCTTCATCGGCCTGTACTACTACCTGGCGATTATCAAGTATATGTATCTCTATCGCTCAGAAGAGGACGACGTAGCCATCCCCGTGTCGCGCGCGGCGCGGGTGGGGCTGATCGCCTCGGTGCTGCTGATCATCTATCTGGGCATCAGCGCCAACTCGGCCTTTGAACTGACGCGCCAGGCGGCGGCGGCATTTTTCTCTGGTTAAAATTGACCGAGTGATCGATTGTGATACAATGCGCAAACGATAGAGAAATTAGGAATTACGAATTACGAATTAGGAATTAAAGATAAAACCTAACGAAAACGGGATTCCTAATTCTTAATTCCTAATTCCTAATTATTAAAAACGTGTCTCAAGATCCGAACCTCAGACAGGCGGCCGCGCTGACCAACACCGTTGGGCAGGTCGGTTGCGTCACTGCCTTCGCGGCCCTGATCATCATCGGCATCGCTTTCGGCGCCGGATGGTTTCTGGATGGCTATCTGGGCAATGAGCGTAAGATCTTTACCGTAATTTTCATGCTCGGCAGCTTCCCGGTCACGCTATATGCCATGATTCGCATCAGCCTGTGGATGATGGAAAAAGCCAACCGGTCGGTCGAGCGCATAAACCAGGAAGAAAAGGACAAGACCGCAACATGAGAATAAAGAAACGCTACATTCTCCTTATCCTCATCGCCCTGATGATCCTCTTCGGCTCGGTCATCGCCTACACCAAGCCCGTATTGCCCTTCATCCAGTTGCCCGGCGAACCGTATCCGGGCACGGAAGGGCTGATGCCGTCGTTCTTGTTCAACAACGCCGGGCTGATCAACACCTTCGTCGCCACGCTGGTGGCCTGGGGGGTGGTGTTGTTGCTGGCGTTTGGCTTGCGCGCCCGCTCGCGCACGGCCGATGAAGTGCCGACCGGCTTCTACAACGTCTTTGAGATGATTCTGGAAGGGGCCTATAACTTCGCCCAGAACATCGCCGGGCCGAAAGTGCGGGAGTTCTTCCCCTACTTTATGAGCTTCATCCTGATCATCCTGGTCTCCAACTGGATGGGCCTTATCCCCGGCTATGACAGCATCGGCCTGTGGGAGCACAAGCCGCACTTTGCCGAGTTGGAAGTGGAAAAGGAGCTTACCGCGGCGGCCGCCGCCGCGGGGGAAGAGGTCGATCACACCGCGCTGGAAGAGGCCATGCACGAAGCCGGGCTGGCCGAAGACGAGACCAACGCCTGGGGCCTGCGCGATGGACTGTTCCTGATTCGCGCCGATAACGCCCAGGAAGGCGCGGCCATCGAGACCGACTCGCACGGCCGGGCCGTGGGTCGCAATATCGAAACCGCCGACTGGACGATTGTGCCCCTGCTGCGCCCGGCATCGACCGACCTGAACTTCACCCTGGCCTTTGCCCTCATCGCGATGGTGATGGTGCAGTACTTCGGCTTCAAGCACCTGGGCTTCAGCTATCTGCAAAAGTTCTTCCCCTTCCTGGAAAAGAACTGGGTGGATAAGGTCAAGGGCAACCCCATCAAGGCCATCGACCCGGCGGTCGGTATCCTGGAACTGGTCAGCGAGATCTCCAAAATCATCTCGTTCTCCTTCCGTCTTCTGGGCAATATGTTCGCCGGCATGGTCTTGCTGTTCGTCATGGGCTACATTCTGTCCGTCGCCAACCTGGCCTTCTTCGGACTGGAATTGTTCGTCGGCGTCATCCAGGCGCTCGTGTTTGCCCTGCTGACGCTCATCTTTATGAATAGCGCCACCGAACATCATGGCGGTGGTGGTGAAGAGCATCACTAGAATGAAGCGGGCGGCCGCGGCCCACAAGGCCCCGGCCGCCACTCAACAATTGGCACCAATCATTACATTCATATCGGAGGACTGACACATGGATGAACTATCAGCAGCAGCACTCGCCGAAGGCCTGAAGGCTATTGGCGCCGGTCTGGCTATGTTGGGCGCGATCGGCGCCGGCGCCGGTATCGGTATTCTGGTCGGCGGCGCCGTCCAGGGTATCGCCCGTAACCCGGACGCCAGCGGCAATATCCAGACCAACATGATTCTTGGTATCGCCTTCACTGAAGCGGTCGCCATCTACGCCCTGGTTGTGGCGTTGATCATCTTGTTCGTGTTCTAAAAGGATACCCGGTGGGTGGGTCGTCGGCCGATTCATCGTCGTACGATGGCTCGTCAGTCGACCAGTTTGAATGAGGAAAACTTATGGAAGCATTAGGTATTAACTTAGGCTACCTGCTGACACAGATTCTGGGTATCACCGCCTTGCTGCTGATCCTGTCCGCTTTTGTCTACAAGCCGATGTTGCGCGTGCTGGACGAGCGGAAGGCGCGCATTGCCAAGGGCCTGGAAGACGCGCGACAGGCATCGATCGCCCGCGAGAACGCCGACATGGAAGCCAAGCGCATCCTGGACGAGGCCCGCGCCGAAGCCGCCACGCTGCGCCGCGAGGCCGTTGTGGCCGCTGAGGGCGCCGGCAAGGACGTGGAGGCCAAGGCCCGCGAGGATGCACGGGCTATCGTCGCCAACGCCCAGGCCGATGCCACCGAGGAGCGCAACCGTATTCTGGCCGACTTGCGCGGTCAGGTGGCGGCCATCTCCATCGCCGCCGCCAATCGGCTGGTCGGCGATTCGCTGGATGAAAAGCGCCAGCACCAACTCATCAACGATTTCTTCAGCCGCGTACCGGCCGGCGTGTCGGAACTTCAGGGCGAAAAGGCCGAAGTCACCAGCGCCCTGCCGCTGACCGACGCCGAGAAGCAGTCGGCGATGAAGATGTTGGGCGTCAAGGACGTGCAGTTCAAGGTCGATCCGTCGATCCTGGGCGGCCTGGTGGTGCGCGTGGGCGACCGGGTGGTGGACGACAGCGTCTCCAACCGCATGAGCGCCCTGCAAGAATCGCTGCGCCGCTAATTATGGGTTCCGAGAAACCGAGTTTTTTCCGAAAAACTCGGTTTCTAGTTAGCTCATCACTCTCGTTGAGAGGGGAGAAGACGGCCGCCGCGCCGAAACGGCAGCCTTGCATGGCAGATACGAACAGGCTGGGGATTGTGATCGCCCGGCCTGTTTTTTTGCCGGCCCTAGAAACCGGGTTTTTTCCTAAAAACCCGGTTTCTAGGGCCCACATTATGCAACCTGTGCAGTCTGATAGGGGAATAATATGAACCCGGATCAGCCCATCAAACAACGCGCCACACTGACCGACCAGTTGCGCCTACGCGCCAAGGTCATCATCGATCCCATCGTCGACGTGTTGGCCCGCTATAAGCTGGGGCCGGACTTCCTGACGGTGCTGGGCTTCCTGACCCATATCTTCTTTGCTTACCTGCTGGCTATAGGCGAGTTTCGCTGGGCGGCGGTGGCCATCGCCCTGCTGTCGCCGCTGGATGCGCTGGACGGCGCGCTGGCCCGCAAGCTGGGCCGCAAGCAGGGCGGCTTCGGCGCGTTCCTCGATTCCACCCTCGACCGGCTGGCCGAGATCGTCCTCTTCGGCGGCTTCATCTATTACTACTATGCCCAGGCCGATCAGACCATGCTGGCCGTGGCCTATCTGGCCGTCACCGGCTCGTTGATGGTCAGCTACGCCCGCTCGCGGGCCGAGGCGCTGGGGTTCGAGGCCAAGATGGGCGTCCTCAGCCGCGTCGAGCGCTACGTGGTGCTCGTCGTCTTCCTGGCCCTCGAACTGCCCCACATCGCCCTGGCGATTTTGGCCGCGTTCACCTACTTCACCTTCTTCCAGCGCATGTGGGCCGTCTGGCAGCAATCGCGCGAGCCGAACGAGTAGGCCATGAGCCGGCGGATTGAACCCTATTGGTATGCCATCGGCCTGGTGCTGGCCGCCGCCGCCGCGCTCTATGGCTATCATCTGGCGACCGGTCTTACCCCGTCACGGGCGGCGGTCATCATTCTCGGCTTCCCCATCTACTGGTACGCCTCGTGGATCATCACCGGCATCGTCCTGGGGGCGTGGGTCGTGTCCCGGCTGGCCGCCGAGCGAGCGCGGCGCGTCTTCGAGGCGACCGTGCCCACCGGCGTCCGCGCCCGCCCGTTGGCCGAGTTGGCGCTGCCGGAGGTGATCGCGGCGCGCCTGGCGAAGCGCCGCTTCACCACGCTGGGCGACATCTTGTGGGCGGCCGGTCTCGACCCGCGCCGTCTGGGCCTGAAGAAAGCGGCCACCGATGAGGTTGTGGCCGCTCTGGCCGACGCGCCGGGTACGGACGCGGCCTGGCTCACGGCTGCCCCCTGGCAGCGCTGGAACCCCGACCACGCCTGGAACGGGTTGATGTGGGCGCTCATCCTGGGCCTCATTGGCGCGCGCGTCTACCACATCCTGACCCCCTCGCCGAGCATGGCCGCCGTGGGCATCTACTCACCGCTCGACTATCTGCGCGATCCGCTGCAACTGCTCAATTTTCGCGGCGGCGGTTTGGGCATCTACGGCGGGCTGGCCGGCGGCGCGTTGGGCCTCTACATCTTCACCCGCCGCAACCGGCTGGCGATGCTGGATTGGAGCGATCTGGCCGTGGTCGGTCTGGCGCTGGGGCAGGCCATCGGCCGCTGGGGCAATTTCTTCAATCAGGAACTCTATGGCCGGCCGACCAACGTGCCGTGGGCCGTCCATATCGATCCCGTCAACCGCCTGCCCGACTACGCCGCCTTCGAGCGCTTTCACCCGGCCTTCCTGTACGAATCGCTGTGGAGCCTGCTGACCTTCTTCGTCCTGCTGCGGCTGGCGCGCCGCCACAGCGAGCGCCTGTTGCCCGGCGAACTGACGGCGTTTTATCTCATCGCCTATGCCATCGGCCGCAGCCTGCTGGAGCTGGTGCGCCTCGATAGCCGGGCGGTGGCGTTCTTCGGGCTGGAGTCGGGGCTGGCCGTGGCGACGTTGATTTCGCTGGTCGTCGCCCTGGGCGCGGCGGCGGCGGTCATCATTCGTCGCCTGCGCCGCCGCCGGGCGACCGTCGGCTGAGCGCCGCCTAATCGTCTCTGACAACCTGAGTCGCCTCTGTTACACTTCTAAAAACGGGAGGAGTGGCGAGTAGCGGGTGGCAAGTGGCGGGTAGCAGGTCGAAAGGGCAGGATTTGAAGCCGCCACTCGCCACTCGCCACTCGCCACTCGCTACTCGCCACCCGCCACCCTCCGCGCAATTTTATGGTGAAACATTGTCATCAAAACGAACATCCCCCCTGCTGATCATCCTCATCGCCGCTGCGCTGGTGCTGGCCGCCGTGTGGCTGGGCAATCGCCTGCTGAACGGCGGCGACTCGCTGCTGCGCAACGTGACCATCGGCGAGACGGTCATCACCCCCAACGCCGACGGGGACAGCGACGCCACGCCCATCCGCTATGAACTCTCGCGCAACGCCACCGTCACCATCTACTTCGAGGATGCCGCCGGCGACCGCTTCTTCTTCCGCCAGGCCAAGGCGCGGGGCGCGGGCGAGTACGAGGTGTTGTTCAGTGGCGTGGTCGATGGCTACCGGCTGGCCGACGAGCCAATCGACGGCGAAATCCTGGCCCGGCTGCTGGGCGACGGCGACTATACCTGGACTATCGAGGCCACCGACTTTGACGGCGTGACCGAGACGCAACAGGGCACGCTGACCATCGCCGCGGCCGACACGCAACTGCCCGAACTGCGCAACTTCACGCTCGACCGCCACACCTTCACCCCCAACCGTGACGGCATCGACGACCGGGTGCTGATGCAGTTCTACCTGCCCAAAGAGGTCGCCAGCCTGCGCGTCTTCCTGCAACTGCCCGACGGCCGCGAAGTACCCATCGCCGAGCAGGAGCGCGACGTGGAACCCAACATGCCCGGCCGCCACTACTTCGACTACGAGGGCGGCGTGGACAACGGCGAGACGCCGCCGGCCGACGGCACCTATACCGTCGTGGCCGAGGCCCAGGACCTGGAAGGGCAGCGCCTGCGGGTGACCACCGAGTTGACCATCCAGTACGGCGGCGTGCCACGGGCCGACATCCTGGCCCCGCCGACGGGCAACACCGTACAGTGGAGCGCCTCGGCCGTGGCCCTGTGTGACACGATCTACTTCACCATGACCGTGCGCAACTATGGCAACACGCCCATCCGTACCACCGGGCCGGAGCCGGGCACGGTCTACGATTCCACCTGGAACTACAACACCCTCGGCTGGCACACCGAATCGGGCGCATGGCGGGCGGCCATCGGCTTCGAGAACGAACTGACCAATTACCCCTTCCGCTGGGCGTTGGGCAACCCGGAGGAGTTGGAGCTGATCGACGGCCGCTACTACCTGATGCCCGGCGACCGCGCCGTCATCACCGGCGGCATCCGCGTCACCGACGTGTTCGGCGACCGCAACCCGCAGCCCCTGTGGGCCGGGCTGATCCACGAGGATGTGGAGATCACCGAGTTCAACAACCGCGTCGATACCCGCGACATCCTGGTGGACATCCCCGACCCGGCCAATATGCCGACGTGTGAGCCGCGGGAGATACCGGTGAGGGCCTTGCCATAGTTAAATCATTAGGTCAGTGGGGTAGATTGCCACACTGACCTAATGCTTCGCGCTCCTAATCTTAATCTCCCCTGAATGTGATTGCCTGCCCCTCGCACAAGCGGATACACTAGCCCTCAGGCGGTTGGTTGGAGCTATTCGCGCAGGGTGGGCGCGATCCGCACGCTGTAGAGGATTTGACAACAGGCTGGCGACTGGCGACCTCCGTCAGTCTTTTTTTGTCTAATGAACAGGACTTATCGATTCATCGTCGCCCTCTGGGTCATACCGGCCGGTCTGTTGGCCGGTGGTTGCCGGGCGCTGGATAGCGGCGCGACGGCCGACGGCCGCCCACCGGCCACCGCAGCCATCCCGACCGCCACGGTTGAACCCACGCCGCCGCCGCCAACCTTGCCCACGCCCCAGCCTACGCGCACGGTCGCGGTTCCGCCGCCGGCCATCGCCACGGCGACCGTTGCGCCGACCGTAGGCCCCACGGCCACCCTGCCGCCGCTGGGCGCGGCCGAGCGGCCCATCCAGTTGCTCTTTCCGCCGGTGGCCGCCGGAACCATCATCCTGCAACGCGCCGCGCCACTGGTCGAGGCCTTGCGCGCCGCCACCGGGGTCGAGTTTGCCGCCGGTATCGCCGATAGCGAGGCGGCCCTGGTCGAGTTGATCTGCGCCGCCCCGGAGGACACCATCGGCTTTATCTCGGCCGCGGCCTACACCGTGGCCCATGAGCAGTGCGACGCGCGGGCCGGGCTGGTGGCGGCGCGGGGCGACGGATTGACCTGGCAAATGGGCATGTTGGTGACGCAACCGGGCGGCCCGGTCGCGTTGGCCGATCTGGCCGGGCAAAGTTGGGCCGTGGCCGACACCCACAGCCTGCCGGTCACCCTCTATTTTCAGGCGCAACTGGCGGCGGCGGGCATTGAACCGGGCGAGATCGTCGCCATGCCGGAAGAGACGAGCGCTCTGTTGGCCCTGCGCGGCGGCGAGGTGGATTTCACCACCGCCACCTTCGTGCCGCCGATCATGCCCCTTGACCAGCCCTGGCTGCCCGGCGAGACCGACCCCGAGGTGTGGCGCTTGTTGGGCGTCTCGCCCACGCGCAGCCCCATCGGCTACGTGCTGGTGGCCGGCGAGCCGGCGGCCGGCGGCTATCGCCTGCGCGACGCCCGCGCCCGTTTGTTCGATACGACGCCCGATATTTTTGACGTGACCCGCATCCTGGCCGTGAGCGCGCCGATCCCCAACGAGACGGTGGTCATCGGCGCCGACCTGCCGCCGGAACTGGCCGGCGACATCCTGGCGGCCATGACCCAGTTTGCCGCCTCCGGTGCGTGTGATGCGTCCCTATGTTCGGCCGATTTGTTCGGTTGGACCGGTCTGCAACCGGCCGAAGATTCCGCCTATGACCCGATTCGCGCTATCAAAGACACATTGGAATTGGAAACAGCCGACCTTTGGGCAGAACTGGACTGAGATGCTCGACGTTGCCGTCATCATCGTCAGTTGGAACGTGCGGCAATATCTGTCCGATTGCCTGCGCTCGGTGGCGGCCGATCTGCGCGCCTCGCGGCTGCGTGGCGAGGTGTGGGTCGTCGACAATGCCTCGACCGACGGCACGGTGGCGCTGCTGAAGGATCTGTTCCCGCAGGTGCGCGTCATCGCCAACCAGACCAACGTCGGTTTCGGCGCGGCCAATAACCAGGGAATGCGCGCCGCCGCGGCCCACCACCCACGCTATTATTTCTTTCTGAACCCGGATACGCTGGTGCGGCCGGGGGCGATGGGCCGGCTGGTGAAGTGCCTGGACGAGCGACCGAAGGGCGGCATGGCCGGGGCGCGTCTCATCTATGGCGACGGCCGCTTCCAACATAGCGCCTTCTCTTTCCCCGGCCTGGGCCAGTTGATTTTCGACCTCTACCGGATGCCGCCCCGCCTCTACGATAGTCGGCTGAACGGGCGCTACCCGCGCCGCTACTACCATACCGACCACGCGCCGTTCGCCATCGACCACCCGCTGGGGGCGACGATGCTGGTGCGGGCCGACGTGGCCGAATCGACGCAGGGCTTCGACGAATCCTTCCACATGTATTGCGAGGAGATCGACTGGAGCTGGCGGGTGCGCGAGTCGGGCTGGGAGATCTACGTCGTGCCCGAGGCCGAGATCGTCCACTTCGGCGGCGAGAGCACGCGCCAAATCCCGGCCCAATCGATGATCAACCTGTGGGAGAGCCGGGCGCAACTGTATCACAAGCACCACGGCCGGGTGCGTCAGTCGGTGGCGCGCTGGCTGGTGCAGTCGCAAATGACCAAGCGCGCCCACCACGCCCAGGACCCGCAACTGAAGGCGGCCTATGAACACATCGCCGCCGTCTGGGCCAAAGATGGGCGGAAATAGGATTGGTTAGGATTGGAAGAATTGGCTACGGATTTAGACGGAAGAAACGGATTTATCTGTCGGTCATTATCCGTTTTGTCCGTTGAAATCCGTAGCCAATTCTTCTATCTGTATCTGTAACCAATTATTGTGTGAAGCGCTCGATTGTAGCCCCGGCCCACAGGCCATCCAGCCAGGCATCGAACGCGGCTTGCAGCAGGTCGTAGCGCCCCTCGGCCGTCAGTTCGCGGTTGGGGTCGCGCTCGGTCACCTTGACGATGTAGTAGGTCGTCTTGCCGGTGGCGTCGGTCACGGCGATCAGGTCGCTGATCCCGCCCGGTTGCAGGGCAAAGGCCGCCGCCTCGACCTCGGGCACGAGCAGCGAGCCGGGGCCGAAGAAGCCCAGGTCGCCGCCATTGACGCCCGTCACCCGATCGACCGAATTCTGCTCGGCCAGAAAGGCGAAGTCATCCCCGGCCCGCGCCCGATCCAGCACCGATTGGGCCAGCGCGCCGTCGTCCATCTGGATGTAGCTGGCCCGCACCTGATCCATCGTCGTCGGCACGTCGGCCGTCACGCGGGTCACCATTTCGCCGGTGATCAGTTCGGCGGTCAATACCTCGCGGAACTGCTCTTCCGTCCAGCCGTTGGTTTGCAGGAAGGCGTCGAAGGTGGCCGGGTCGCCGGCGGCGCGCAGTTCGGCCAGCCGTTGCTCGACCGTCTCCGGGGTGACGGTGACGCCCTGGGCGGTCGCGGCTTGCAGGATGAGCTGCCGCTCGATGAGGGCGTTGAGCACCTGCTCGCGGACGTTGGTCGCCGTGCCGGCCGGCGGCGCGCCCCCGGCCGACAGCGAGGCCTCATAGCGGGCCAGTTCGGCCTCGAAGGCGGCCAGGAAGATCGGCTCGCCGTTGACCAGCGCCGCCAGCGGTTCGGTCGGCGTCGGGGTGGGCGGCACGGGCGTGTTGGTGGCCGCGGCCGGCGGCGGCAGGGTGGCCGCGGCCGGTTCCTGCCCGGCCGGGGCGGCCGTGGGCAGAATGGTGGTCGTCGCGCCGCCGTTGGAACAGGCGGCCAGGAGAAGCAGGATGAGGTGCGCCAGAGGCGCCAGGCGTTTACGATTCATGGGGCGGATTATAATGTAGTCGGCCCGGTTGTGAAACTTGCGCGTCTACACAACTCAGGGACTTTCGGTAGTCACCTTGGGG is drawn from Candidatus Promineifilum breve and contains these coding sequences:
- a CDS encoding complex I subunit 4 family protein, encoding MEFPYLSIIALSPILFAIIILLLPKERGENARMLGLAAMVLGLVLSIYVYVATYQNLPAAGTPWRDTLMFLEEHSWVPSIGINYIVGVDGLSATLVLLTSIVGLGGVLISWSVDDRPREFYAFFMLLVAGVQGVFIAVDAFLLFFFYELAVLPMYVMIVVWGWKVTREYAAMKLTLYLLIGSFVSFIAFLVLYFTPVEGGEALRTFDLRVWSEANFAFDIQRIWFMPLFLGFGVLAGLWPFHNWSPDGHVAAPTAVSMIHAGVLMKLGAYASMRVGIQLLPEGAVYWLPFVIILTLVNVVYGSFIAMRQRDMKYLIGYSSVSHMGLVSMGFAAMTLVGFTGAGIQMVSHGVMTALFFAVVGMIYDRAHTRNMDELSGMRKALPWTVVAFIIGGLVSMGMPGLSGFLAEFPIFLGVWEGRGIDLSAVFGLNPSNFYGWVAIISVLGIIITAAYILRAVQKVFFGDYEGEKWHDMRPLMAIDKFVLVAFCVILIVIGVVPAVIAPIVESGMEPVVGRLQAAQEAAQFTGGGVTNAAQDMFRIVAANLMSWLGGA
- a CDS encoding NADH-quinone oxidoreductase subunit N; the encoded protein is MSPNVTLSWVLALAPEIGLLVVLFMVLIFDRLFKPADRRQVGLFTAWGALAVLLLTAALFWLFQQPNSAWSAAESVFWGGMMRNDLVTFVFRLMFLSALILTSLLSMDVPRLQRIEYYALLITATIGFSLMAASTDLIMIYVALETASISSYLLAGFYSGETRSAEAGMKYFVYGAFTTAVMLYGMSLLYGVTGQTNLYLLGSAFSGRQIAVVQPLLLLAAVLITVGFAFKTSIVPYHFWTPDVYEGAPTPFTGFLSTASKAAGFAVFLRVFLAGVVGPANTGSEWWAMLVAMCIITMTLGNFVAIFQTNIKRLLAYSSIAQAGYALIGLVTLSQDGSGATMFYLLMYVFTNIAAFGVVITVSNVTKSDDLKDLSGLNRRSPLLALVMLFAVLSLGGIPPTAGFFGKFFLFKAAVDTGMWWLALIGILNAFIGLYYYLAIIKYMYLYRSEEDDVAIPVSRAARVGLIASVLLIIYLGISANSAFELTRQAAAAFFSG
- a CDS encoding AtpZ/AtpI family protein, giving the protein MSQDPNLRQAAALTNTVGQVGCVTAFAALIIIGIAFGAGWFLDGYLGNERKIFTVIFMLGSFPVTLYAMIRISLWMMEKANRSVERINQEEKDKTAT
- a CDS encoding F0F1 ATP synthase subunit A, producing the protein MRIKKRYILLILIALMILFGSVIAYTKPVLPFIQLPGEPYPGTEGLMPSFLFNNAGLINTFVATLVAWGVVLLLAFGLRARSRTADEVPTGFYNVFEMILEGAYNFAQNIAGPKVREFFPYFMSFILIILVSNWMGLIPGYDSIGLWEHKPHFAELEVEKELTAAAAAAGEEVDHTALEEAMHEAGLAEDETNAWGLRDGLFLIRADNAQEGAAIETDSHGRAVGRNIETADWTIVPLLRPASTDLNFTLAFALIAMVMVQYFGFKHLGFSYLQKFFPFLEKNWVDKVKGNPIKAIDPAVGILELVSEISKIISFSFRLLGNMFAGMVLLFVMGYILSVANLAFFGLELFVGVIQALVFALLTLIFMNSATEHHGGGGEEHH
- the atpE gene encoding ATP synthase F0 subunit C, giving the protein MDELSAAALAEGLKAIGAGLAMLGAIGAGAGIGILVGGAVQGIARNPDASGNIQTNMILGIAFTEAVAIYALVVALIILFVF
- the atpF gene encoding F0F1 ATP synthase subunit B encodes the protein MEALGINLGYLLTQILGITALLLILSAFVYKPMLRVLDERKARIAKGLEDARQASIARENADMEAKRILDEARAEAATLRREAVVAAEGAGKDVEAKAREDARAIVANAQADATEERNRILADLRGQVAAISIAAANRLVGDSLDEKRQHQLINDFFSRVPAGVSELQGEKAEVTSALPLTDAEKQSAMKMLGVKDVQFKVDPSILGGLVVRVGDRVVDDSVSNRMSALQESLRR
- a CDS encoding CDP-alcohol phosphatidyltransferase family protein; the encoded protein is MNPDQPIKQRATLTDQLRLRAKVIIDPIVDVLARYKLGPDFLTVLGFLTHIFFAYLLAIGEFRWAAVAIALLSPLDALDGALARKLGRKQGGFGAFLDSTLDRLAEIVLFGGFIYYYYAQADQTMLAVAYLAVTGSLMVSYARSRAEALGFEAKMGVLSRVERYVVLVVFLALELPHIALAILAAFTYFTFFQRMWAVWQQSREPNE